A single region of the Vicia villosa cultivar HV-30 ecotype Madison, WI linkage group LG4, Vvil1.0, whole genome shotgun sequence genome encodes:
- the LOC131598096 gene encoding cysteine proteinase inhibitor 5-like yields the protein MTIQSFILIVLVVVFSSAAINHATFINPNDPLVNEIGNFAVNEYNKQGNKLKFEKVLSGVSEITPQGTNYRITLSATDGSTSNKYAAIVLDNPTQHVRKLVNFAVIKV from the coding sequence ATGACAATTCAATCTTTTATTCTTATTGTCCTTGTTGTTGTTTTTTCCTCTGCGGCCATTAATCATGCTACCTTCATCAACCCCAATGATCCATTAGTTAATGAAATTGGCAACTTTGCTGTAAACGAATACAACAAACAAGGTAATAAACTGAAATTCGAGAAGGTCTTAAGTGGTGTATCTGAAATAACACCACAAGGAACCAACTACCGCATCACGCTTTCTGCCACAGATGGTTCAACCTCCAACAAATATGCAGCCATTGTATTGGATAATCCAACACAACATGTTAGAAAATTGGTGAATTTTGCAGTTATTAAAGTCTAA